In a single window of the Hippoglossus hippoglossus isolate fHipHip1 chromosome 7, fHipHip1.pri, whole genome shotgun sequence genome:
- the emd gene encoding emerin homolog 1, whose protein sequence is MSLSEKSDEEISRLLTAHNIKHGPIVDSTRRLYEKKLEKAMENAPVKASSDKTYYREEEEEITYITYHSADRHEGYADMLKRRGNAETDEDEESDQDTEPAIQMTNRAANHSAVRSKEAVRKSGGSMWKVIRLMVLLAVLAAVLYYAYCCMIKNEENPFGVQ, encoded by the exons ATGTCACTGAGTGAGAAAAGTGATGAGGAGATCAGCAGGTTACTTACTGCGCACAACATTAAACATGGACCCATCGTGG ACTCTACTCGGAGGCTTTATGAGAAGAAGCTTGAAAAGGCCATGGAGAACGCTCCAGTGAAAGCCTCTTCTGATAAGACCTACTACAGAGAGGAAG AGGAGGAAATTACCTATATCACCTACCACAGTGCG gaTAGACATGAGGGTTATGCAGACAT GCTGAAACGAAGAGGTAACGCTGAGACAGATGAAGACGAGGAATCGGACCAAGATACAGA ACCTGCCATCCAGATGACTAACAGAGCTGCCAATCACAGTGCAGTACGATCCAAAGAGGCGGTCAGGAAGTCTGGGGGCAGCATGTGGAAGGTGATTCGCCTGATGGTGTtgttagctgtgttagcagCTGTCCTCTACTACGCATATTGCTGCATGATAAAAAACGAAGAAAATCCTTTTGGGGTTCAGTGA